One Thalassotalea hakodatensis DNA segment encodes these proteins:
- the spoT gene encoding bifunctional GTP diphosphokinase/guanosine-3',5'-bis pyrophosphate 3'-pyrophosphohydrolase has translation MYLFEPLKEYVSSYLSKVQIDLLKQAYIVARDAHEGQMRSSGEPYITHPVAVAHNLAKMHLDHETLMAALLHDVIEDTPVTKDELAELFGHTVAELVEGVSKLDKLKFDNKEEMQAENFRKMVLAMTQDIRVILIKLADRTHNMRTLDALRPDKRRRIARETLEIYAPIANRLGIHDIKNELEVLGFEALYPMRARALKSEVKKARGNRKEIINNIREEVGQRLAEHGINAEVSGREKHLFSIYRKMKNKELMFNEVMDIYAFRVIVDNKLDECYRALGAVHNLFKPIESRFKDYIAIPKTNGYQSLHTSLVGPHGIPVEIQIRTKDMDQMADKGVAAHWLYKQDGDDGGTTAQMKARRWMQSLLELQQSAGSSFEFIENVKTDLFPEEIYVFTPDGRIIELPMGATPVDFAYAVHTDVGNSCVGAKVDRKPYPLSQAIDSGQTIEIVTSPAAHPNATWLNFVVTAKARLQIRTYLRSQEKNHSHMLGKRLLSHALGKVKLDDIPPEKIQQVLQETSNKSFDDLLINIGLGNALSIGIARRLTDEFTEDSELNPPTSKTKMPIKGTEGMLVNYGKCCRPIPGDSIMAYLSPGKGLMVHQAGCRNIKGTQEQHLFPVRWDSEIDRDFIAKLRIEIINHQGALAKLTNVVAKCDSNVHTLNSGEKDTGLYVIDLELTCRDRIHLADIIRKIKVMIDVQKVVRNK, from the coding sequence GTGTATCTTTTTGAACCACTTAAAGAGTATGTATCGAGCTACTTATCGAAAGTACAAATTGATCTGTTAAAACAGGCATACATCGTGGCACGCGATGCGCATGAAGGACAAATGCGTTCAAGTGGTGAACCCTATATTACCCACCCCGTAGCGGTTGCGCATAATTTAGCAAAAATGCACCTAGATCACGAAACCTTAATGGCAGCACTACTGCATGATGTGATTGAAGATACGCCAGTAACCAAAGACGAATTAGCAGAATTATTTGGTCATACCGTTGCTGAACTTGTTGAAGGGGTGAGCAAGTTAGATAAACTTAAATTTGATAACAAAGAAGAAATGCAGGCGGAAAATTTTCGCAAGATGGTCTTGGCCATGACGCAAGATATTCGCGTTATTTTGATCAAATTGGCTGATCGCACCCATAACATGCGAACACTAGATGCTCTGCGCCCAGACAAACGCCGCAGAATAGCGCGTGAAACGCTTGAAATTTACGCGCCTATTGCTAATCGGCTCGGTATTCATGATATTAAAAACGAATTAGAAGTGTTGGGTTTTGAAGCGTTATACCCAATGCGTGCTCGAGCCCTGAAATCCGAGGTTAAAAAAGCACGCGGTAATCGCAAAGAAATTATTAATAATATTCGTGAAGAAGTCGGGCAACGTCTGGCAGAACACGGCATCAATGCAGAAGTGTCAGGGCGTGAAAAGCATTTGTTTTCTATTTATCGAAAAATGAAAAACAAAGAACTAATGTTTAATGAAGTGATGGACATCTATGCATTTCGCGTCATCGTTGATAACAAACTTGATGAGTGTTACCGTGCGTTAGGTGCCGTGCATAACCTCTTTAAACCAATAGAAAGCCGCTTTAAAGATTATATTGCTATCCCTAAAACGAACGGTTATCAATCATTGCATACTTCACTAGTGGGCCCGCACGGTATACCGGTAGAAATACAAATTCGTACAAAAGATATGGATCAAATGGCAGACAAAGGAGTTGCTGCTCATTGGCTATATAAACAAGACGGTGATGATGGCGGTACAACTGCTCAAATGAAAGCCCGTCGTTGGATGCAGAGCCTATTAGAACTGCAACAAAGTGCTGGCAGTTCTTTCGAATTTATTGAAAATGTAAAAACTGATTTATTCCCAGAAGAAATTTACGTGTTTACCCCGGATGGTCGCATTATTGAGCTCCCGATGGGAGCAACGCCCGTTGATTTTGCCTATGCAGTACATACTGATGTTGGTAATTCTTGTGTTGGGGCTAAAGTCGATCGTAAGCCTTATCCGTTAAGCCAAGCGATTGACTCAGGCCAAACTATTGAAATCGTCACCTCGCCTGCGGCACACCCTAATGCAACATGGTTAAACTTTGTGGTAACAGCTAAGGCGCGTTTACAAATACGCACCTATTTACGTTCACAAGAAAAAAATCATTCACACATGCTCGGTAAACGTTTACTCAGTCATGCATTAGGTAAAGTAAAGCTAGACGATATACCACCAGAAAAAATCCAACAAGTTTTGCAAGAAACTAGTAATAAAAGCTTTGACGACTTATTGATCAATATTGGCTTGGGCAACGCGCTAAGTATCGGTATCGCACGTCGGTTAACCGATGAATTTACTGAAGATAGTGAGTTAAATCCGCCAACCAGTAAAACAAAAATGCCGATTAAAGGCACTGAAGGCATGCTCGTTAATTACGGTAAGTGTTGTCGTCCTATACCAGGTGATAGCATTATGGCTTATTTAAGCCCTGGAAAAGGCTTAATGGTACACCAAGCGGGTTGTCGAAATATTAAAGGCACGCAAGAGCAGCATTTATTCCCCGTAAGATGGGATTCAGAAATAGATCGAGACTTTATTGCAAAGTTACGTATTGAAATTATCAACCATCAAGGTGCGTTAGCAAAATTAACCAATGTGGTGGCCAAATGTGACTCTAATGTGCATACCTTGAACTCTGGTGAAAAAGACACCGGTTTATACGTTATCGACTTAGAATTAACCTGTCGAGATCGTATCCATTTAGCGGATATTATTAGAAAAATCAAAGTGATGATAGACGTACAAAAAGTAGTGCGTAATAAATAA
- a CDS encoding RidA family protein has product MMKSIIRTENAPSAIGTYSQAVKIKNTVYLSGQIPLVPETMEVVADDFATQAHQVFKNLSAVCEAAGGTLNDMVKVNIFLMDLSQFSTVNDIMSEYFSQPYPARAAVQVARLPKDVAIEIDGVLELPNVD; this is encoded by the coding sequence ATTATGAAATCAATTATTCGTACGGAAAATGCACCTAGTGCCATTGGTACTTATAGCCAAGCCGTAAAAATTAAAAATACTGTTTACTTGTCAGGCCAAATACCATTAGTGCCTGAAACCATGGAAGTCGTCGCTGATGATTTCGCCACACAGGCTCATCAAGTGTTTAAGAACTTATCAGCAGTATGTGAAGCTGCCGGCGGCACATTAAATGATATGGTGAAAGTGAATATCTTTTTAATGGATTTATCACAGTTTTCAACCGTTAATGACATTATGTCAGAGTACTTTTCGCAACCATATCCAGCACGTGCTGCCGTGCAAGTTGCCCGTTTGCCAAAAGACGTAGCCATTGAAATTGATGGCGTTTTAGAATTGCCAAACGTTGATTAA
- the trmH gene encoding tRNA (guanosine(18)-2'-O)-methyltransferase TrmH: MTPERLRRINAMLDMRQPDLTVCMEGVHKTHNLAAVVRTADAIGISDVHAVWKNERMRVSGGSAAGSQHWVDVHNYSSTKEAIVELKKQNMQVLVTHLSDTSVDFRDIDYTKPTAIILGQEKFGASEQALAMADQDIVIPMVGMVQSLNVSVANSVVLYEAQRQRKAAGLYDTPRIEEARRQRFLFEGGHPIFAQACQRKGLPYPNIDEEGQIVASDEWWQQMQMTQEAWQQLDN, translated from the coding sequence ATGACACCGGAACGCTTACGCCGAATTAACGCAATGCTGGATATGCGCCAGCCAGATCTTACTGTATGTATGGAAGGGGTGCATAAAACCCATAATCTTGCAGCGGTGGTGAGAACCGCAGATGCTATAGGTATTAGTGATGTACACGCAGTTTGGAAAAATGAACGTATGCGTGTATCAGGTGGTAGTGCTGCGGGTAGCCAACATTGGGTTGATGTGCACAATTATTCAAGCACTAAAGAGGCAATTGTTGAGTTAAAAAAGCAAAACATGCAAGTGTTAGTAACTCATTTGTCAGATACTTCGGTTGATTTTCGTGACATTGATTACACAAAGCCAACGGCGATTATTTTAGGACAAGAAAAGTTTGGCGCATCTGAGCAAGCATTAGCAATGGCCGATCAAGATATTGTTATTCCCATGGTAGGCATGGTGCAATCGTTAAATGTTTCAGTAGCAAATTCAGTCGTGTTGTATGAAGCGCAAAGGCAACGAAAAGCTGCGGGCTTGTATGATACTCCACGAATTGAAGAAGCCCGTCGTCAACGCTTTTTGTTTGAGGGGGGGCATCCTATTTTTGCTCAAGCATGTCAACGAAAAGGTTTGCCTTATCCAAACATAGATGAAGAGGGGCAAATTGTTGCGTCAGATGAATGGTGGCAACAAATGCAGATGACCCAAGAAGCGTGGCAACAACTCGACAACTAA
- the recG gene encoding ATP-dependent DNA helicase RecG, whose amino-acid sequence MASSAIGLGNLARIAVSSLKGVGPSMAEKLAKIGIESVQDLLFHLPNRYEDRTRITTIRDCFPGVFTNIIGEITHSQVVQGRRRMLVVSVNDGTGGVNLRFFNFTAAQKNNLSIGREIRCYGEMTRGGRGLEIIHPEYKFLEQDSAPTPVEETLTPVYPTTDGLRQITLRNLTDQAIVRLQRGDIEDIVPDEFIYEPYSLKQALSFIHRPTPDTSVIQLEEGKHPAQLRLIKEELLAHNLSMLKLRQSVEKFQAVPLTIDKSLERKFLATLPFSPTNAQARVVKETRDDLTKSQPMMRLVQGDVGSGKTLVAALAALTAIGKGFQVALMAPTEILAEQHAINFQKWFQPLDIAVSWLAGKTKAKARREALAHIADGSAQMVVGTHALFQDDVVFNQLALIIIDEQHRFGVHQRLSLREKGAFDGHYPHQLIMTATPIPRTLAMTAYADLDTSVIDELPPGRTPITTVALPDSRRDDVIERIHQACIGENRQAYWVCTLIEESEVLQCQAAEDTAIYIQEHLPELRVGLVHGRMKAQEKQTVMEAFKAGDVNLLVATTVIEVGVDVPNASLMVIENPERLGLAQLHQLRGRVGRGSVASHCVLMYKSPLSKTATKRLAVLRESNDGFVIAQKDLEIRGPGELLGTKQTGLADLKIADLMRDADLIPQVQQHAYLLWQQSPDKAMALIDRWLGSREHYSNA is encoded by the coding sequence ATGGCGTCATCCGCAATAGGACTTGGTAACCTCGCTCGTATTGCGGTTTCATCGCTAAAGGGCGTTGGCCCTAGCATGGCAGAAAAACTCGCCAAAATAGGCATTGAGTCAGTGCAAGACTTATTGTTCCATCTACCTAATCGCTATGAAGATAGAACGCGTATTACGACAATACGCGATTGTTTCCCTGGGGTCTTTACTAATATTATTGGTGAAATTACCCATAGCCAAGTGGTGCAGGGCCGTCGACGTATGCTGGTAGTATCGGTAAATGATGGTACAGGCGGTGTGAATTTACGGTTTTTCAACTTTACGGCGGCACAAAAAAATAACTTATCTATTGGCCGTGAAATACGCTGCTACGGTGAAATGACCCGTGGCGGGCGTGGCCTTGAAATTATTCACCCAGAATATAAATTTTTAGAGCAAGATAGCGCACCAACACCGGTAGAAGAAACGCTTACGCCGGTGTACCCTACTACCGATGGGCTTAGACAAATTACCTTACGTAATTTAACTGACCAGGCTATTGTTCGCTTACAGCGTGGTGATATTGAAGATATTGTCCCTGATGAATTTATTTATGAACCTTATTCGTTAAAGCAAGCCTTAAGTTTTATTCATCGGCCAACACCAGATACTTCGGTTATTCAGCTTGAGGAAGGTAAACACCCTGCACAATTACGGCTGATCAAAGAAGAGTTATTAGCACATAATTTGAGTATGTTAAAGCTTCGACAGTCGGTAGAAAAGTTTCAAGCAGTGCCGTTAACGATTGATAAATCATTGGAAAGGAAGTTTTTAGCTACGCTGCCATTTTCACCCACTAACGCCCAAGCACGCGTGGTTAAAGAAACACGAGACGACTTAACAAAATCTCAGCCTATGATGCGATTAGTGCAAGGTGATGTTGGTTCAGGCAAAACATTAGTGGCAGCTTTAGCCGCTTTAACGGCGATAGGAAAAGGCTTTCAAGTGGCGTTAATGGCGCCAACTGAAATACTCGCTGAGCAACATGCGATCAATTTTCAGAAATGGTTTCAGCCCTTAGACATTGCCGTTAGTTGGTTAGCAGGAAAAACAAAAGCAAAAGCACGTCGAGAAGCATTAGCGCATATTGCTGATGGTAGCGCGCAAATGGTGGTTGGCACGCATGCTTTGTTTCAAGATGACGTGGTCTTTAATCAGCTCGCGCTGATTATTATTGATGAACAACATCGTTTTGGCGTACACCAGCGACTATCGCTTCGTGAAAAAGGTGCCTTTGATGGTCATTATCCGCATCAATTAATTATGACAGCAACACCTATTCCAAGAACGCTTGCGATGACAGCCTATGCTGACTTAGATACGTCAGTCATCGATGAATTACCACCAGGCAGAACGCCAATTACCACGGTAGCGTTACCTGATAGTCGCCGAGATGATGTAATAGAGCGTATTCATCAGGCATGTATTGGTGAAAACAGACAAGCTTATTGGGTGTGTACCTTGATTGAAGAATCAGAAGTACTGCAATGCCAGGCGGCTGAAGATACGGCTATTTATATACAAGAACATTTACCTGAATTACGCGTTGGTTTAGTACATGGCCGGATGAAAGCGCAAGAAAAACAAACGGTGATGGAAGCTTTCAAAGCTGGAGACGTTAACTTATTAGTGGCAACAACCGTTATTGAAGTTGGCGTTGATGTACCCAATGCAAGCTTGATGGTGATTGAAAACCCAGAACGTTTAGGTTTAGCGCAACTGCATCAATTAAGAGGACGTGTAGGCCGAGGTTCTGTGGCCTCTCACTGCGTGTTAATGTATAAAAGCCCACTATCAAAAACGGCTACTAAACGATTAGCCGTGTTACGAGAAAGTAATGATGGTTTCGTGATTGCGCAAAAAGACTTAGAAATACGTGGTCCTGGTGAATTACTAGGAACAAAGCAAACAGGGTTAGCGGATTTAAAAATTGCTGATTTAATGCGAGACGCAGACCTTATTCCTCAAGTGCAGCAACATGCATATTTATTGTGGCAACAATCACCTGATAAAGCGATGGCGTTAATCGACCGTTGGCTCGGCAGTCGCGAACATTATTCTAATGCGTGA
- a CDS encoding acyltransferase family protein, translating into MDVNPRFYEIDLYRFLAATGVVIFHYTYTAFMEGYAPIANFPELREVTRYFYMGINFFFVISGFVIFMSVADGSVRKFLISRFVRLYPAYWAALIMTSIATVYFGGEVFSINWPQFWANATMINETMDYKPIDGAYWTLYIELKFYLFMLFILATGVMKYFQSIIALVLVGSTVALFFPWAVNINMFTAMFPHWSGYFAAGCIFYLIRRDGINFYRTLLLALAYFYIIKQSTLFGGLMGQWFSITFDLMVIVWINSAFFALLMVTALVKENPLRKAWCYYLGIFTYPIYLVHQHIGYMAFNYFGTENNITWLVVLTVLVMAILAWLVHQLVEVEIGKRLSVILKRKWLTNTDKAVDCQTG; encoded by the coding sequence ATGGATGTAAATCCCCGTTTTTATGAGATTGACCTTTATCGTTTTTTAGCCGCTACTGGTGTGGTTATTTTTCATTATACCTACACTGCCTTTATGGAAGGTTATGCGCCTATCGCTAATTTTCCTGAATTAAGAGAAGTAACGCGCTACTTTTACATGGGCATTAATTTCTTTTTTGTGATCTCTGGTTTCGTCATCTTTATGAGTGTTGCTGACGGCAGTGTGAGAAAGTTTCTCATTTCACGTTTTGTACGATTATATCCAGCCTATTGGGCTGCACTTATTATGACCAGTATCGCGACAGTATATTTTGGTGGTGAGGTATTTTCTATCAATTGGCCACAGTTCTGGGCCAATGCAACCATGATTAATGAAACAATGGACTATAAGCCAATAGACGGCGCATACTGGACATTGTATATCGAATTAAAGTTCTATCTATTTATGCTGTTTATTCTAGCAACAGGTGTAATGAAGTACTTTCAATCTATTATTGCACTCGTATTAGTCGGCTCGACAGTTGCGTTATTTTTTCCTTGGGCTGTTAATATCAATATGTTTACGGCAATGTTTCCCCATTGGAGTGGTTATTTCGCTGCAGGCTGTATTTTTTATCTCATTCGTCGTGATGGCATTAACTTCTATCGCACTTTACTGTTGGCACTTGCCTATTTTTATATCATTAAGCAATCAACATTGTTTGGGGGACTTATGGGGCAATGGTTCAGTATTACTTTTGACTTGATGGTAATCGTTTGGATTAATAGTGCATTCTTTGCTTTGTTGATGGTGACAGCCTTAGTGAAAGAGAACCCTCTGCGCAAAGCCTGGTGTTACTATTTAGGGATTTTTACTTATCCTATCTATTTAGTACATCAACATATAGGTTACATGGCGTTTAATTATTTTGGTACTGAGAACAATATAACCTGGTTAGTTGTTTTGACCGTTTTAGTCATGGCAATACTTGCGTGGTTAGTACATCAATTAGTAGAAGTAGAAATAGGAAAGCGCTTGTCTGTGATCTTGAAACGTAAATGGTTAACGAATACAGATAAAGCGGTAGATTGTCAGACAGGGTAA
- the ubiE gene encoding bifunctional demethylmenaquinone methyltransferase/2-methoxy-6-polyprenyl-1,4-benzoquinol methylase UbiE: protein MSEEKQPVDEQNASSTHFGYQTVDTEVKESKVAGVFHSVAQQYDVMNDLMSFGIHRLWKRFTIDASGVRPGNNVLDLAGGTGDLTAKFSKLVGREGRVILADINSSMLNVGRDKLRDKGLVQNIEYVQANAEYLPFEDNTFDIITIAFGLRNVTHKDRALRSMYRVLKPGGRLLVLEFSKPEHEIMNKAYDFYSFNILPKMGELIAKDGDSYQYLAESIRMHPDQETLKQMMDAAGFEQTSYKNLTDGIVALHKGFKF from the coding sequence ATGAGTGAAGAAAAACAACCCGTTGATGAGCAAAATGCTTCATCAACACATTTTGGGTATCAAACCGTAGATACCGAAGTAAAAGAGTCTAAAGTTGCCGGCGTCTTTCACTCTGTTGCACAACAATACGATGTGATGAACGATTTAATGTCATTTGGCATTCATCGATTATGGAAACGATTCACTATTGACGCTAGTGGTGTAAGGCCAGGTAACAACGTACTTGATTTAGCTGGTGGAACAGGTGACTTAACCGCGAAATTTTCAAAACTTGTCGGCCGAGAAGGTCGTGTTATATTGGCTGATATTAACAGCTCCATGCTCAATGTTGGCCGTGATAAATTGCGTGATAAAGGCTTAGTGCAAAATATTGAATATGTACAAGCTAACGCCGAATACTTGCCATTTGAAGACAATACCTTTGACATCATTACTATCGCTTTTGGTTTGCGTAACGTTACTCATAAAGATCGAGCATTACGCTCTATGTACCGTGTGTTAAAACCGGGTGGCCGTTTACTGGTATTAGAGTTTTCAAAACCTGAACATGAGATCATGAATAAAGCATACGATTTTTATTCGTTTAATATATTGCCTAAAATGGGTGAGTTAATTGCGAAAGATGGTGATAGTTATCAATATTTAGCGGAATCGATTCGTATGCATCCCGATCAAGAAACTTTAAAGCAAATGATGGACGCTGCCGGTTTTGAGCAAACCAGTTATAAAAATTTAACCGACGGTATTGTCGCACTACACAAAGGTTTTAAGTTTTAA
- a CDS encoding ubiquinone biosynthesis accessory factor UbiJ, whose translation MSTIMHHQMLCGFIEKVVNALLSMNLSSNASLVALEQKNLVVSLAELNFPLSLTVSDKQLLVTCITERSDCQIDTSLATLKTLKEEQQLTELIKQDKLNIVGDVKVAQQFSDVFQQLDIDWQSEIANYIGDVPTYKLGRFHQWLLAKVIFAKQQVSADASEWLLHEKRVLVSNGELQQFYGQIQQAQQAVQQIEQRISQLDDAINASHQESLS comes from the coding sequence ATGTCTACTATTATGCATCATCAAATGTTGTGCGGCTTTATTGAAAAAGTGGTTAACGCACTCCTTAGCATGAACTTATCTAGTAACGCATCGCTTGTAGCGCTAGAACAAAAAAACCTTGTGGTCTCGTTAGCTGAGCTTAATTTTCCATTATCGTTAACGGTTAGTGATAAACAACTCCTTGTCACTTGCATTACTGAGCGCAGTGATTGTCAAATTGATACGAGCCTTGCAACACTGAAAACACTAAAAGAAGAGCAGCAACTTACCGAGTTAATTAAACAAGATAAATTGAATATTGTTGGTGATGTTAAAGTCGCACAGCAATTTTCTGATGTTTTTCAACAGTTAGACATAGATTGGCAGTCAGAAATAGCAAACTATATAGGTGATGTGCCTACATACAAGTTAGGACGGTTTCATCAATGGCTTTTGGCTAAAGTGATATTTGCTAAACAGCAAGTTTCAGCTGATGCGAGCGAATGGTTATTACATGAAAAGCGTGTATTAGTGTCAAACGGTGAACTTCAGCAATTCTATGGTCAAATTCAACAGGCTCAGCAAGCGGTTCAACAAATAGAACAACGTATTTCACAACTGGATGATGCGATTAACGCATCACATCAGGAGTCATTGTCTTGA
- the ubiB gene encoding ubiquinone biosynthesis regulatory protein kinase UbiB — translation MKSTRRLYRITATFFHYGLDELIPPKLIPWYVKIMRWSLFWLRNKHKEKPRAVRFRLAIESLGPVFIKFGQMLSTRRDLLPDDFANELALLQDQVPAFDGEYARKVIINAVGKEVFEQSFSHFETLPLASASIAQVHTATLLQDGQQQNVVIKVLRPGIDKIIKADVSMMAKLAKVVSRWLPDGKRLRPTEVVAEYKKTILDELDLQRESANAIQLKRNFSLGRENDHILYVPEVYSQFCHKNVLVMERIYGVSVGEVETLTGLGVDMKLLAERGLDVFFTQVYRDSFFHADMHPGNVFVDATDPANPTWIAIDCGIVGTLNREDKRYLAENFVAFFNRDYRKVAQLHVDSGWVPPQTSVDEFEFAIRTVCEPIFNKPLAEISFGQVLVNLFNTARRFNMEVQPQLVLLQKTLLYVEGLGRQLYPQLDLWQTAKPFLENWVKEQMGVKAVFAKVKENLPFWNEKLPEMPDLVYQYLKEGKHAQLQQVELLKHIKQQQRKSNHILVYAVIASSLIISCAIVFG, via the coding sequence TTGAAGAGTACACGACGGTTATATCGAATTACCGCAACGTTTTTCCACTACGGTTTAGATGAATTGATCCCACCGAAGTTGATCCCTTGGTATGTCAAAATAATGCGTTGGTCACTGTTTTGGCTTCGCAATAAGCATAAAGAAAAACCAAGAGCTGTTCGGTTTCGATTAGCGATCGAATCGTTAGGCCCCGTGTTTATTAAGTTTGGTCAAATGCTTTCTACCAGACGTGATTTACTACCCGATGACTTTGCAAATGAGTTAGCCTTATTACAAGATCAAGTACCGGCTTTTGATGGCGAATATGCTAGAAAAGTGATTATCAATGCGGTAGGCAAAGAGGTATTTGAGCAGTCATTTTCCCACTTTGAAACCCTGCCTTTAGCCTCAGCCTCCATCGCCCAAGTACATACCGCAACATTGTTACAAGATGGTCAACAACAGAATGTGGTGATCAAAGTATTGCGCCCGGGCATAGATAAAATTATCAAAGCTGATGTGAGCATGATGGCGAAGCTGGCTAAGGTTGTGTCAAGGTGGCTGCCTGATGGTAAACGATTAAGACCAACAGAAGTCGTAGCTGAATATAAGAAAACAATTTTAGATGAGCTTGATTTACAACGAGAGTCGGCAAATGCGATTCAATTAAAACGCAATTTTAGTTTAGGCAGAGAAAACGACCATATTCTGTATGTACCTGAGGTTTATAGCCAATTTTGTCATAAAAATGTACTGGTAATGGAGCGTATCTACGGCGTAAGTGTCGGTGAGGTGGAAACGCTTACTGGCCTTGGCGTAGATATGAAACTGTTAGCTGAACGTGGCTTAGACGTATTTTTTACGCAAGTATATCGTGATAGTTTCTTTCACGCTGATATGCATCCGGGTAATGTTTTTGTTGATGCAACCGATCCTGCAAACCCTACTTGGATCGCAATAGATTGTGGCATCGTTGGTACGTTAAACCGTGAAGATAAACGCTATTTAGCAGAGAATTTTGTTGCATTTTTTAATCGAGATTATCGTAAAGTAGCGCAGCTACATGTCGATTCAGGGTGGGTGCCGCCACAAACAAGTGTTGATGAATTTGAATTCGCTATACGTACAGTATGTGAGCCTATTTTTAATAAACCATTGGCTGAAATATCATTTGGCCAAGTGTTGGTAAACCTGTTTAATACCGCGCGGCGCTTTAATATGGAAGTGCAGCCTCAGTTGGTGTTATTACAAAAAACCTTGTTATATGTTGAAGGGTTAGGGCGTCAGTTATACCCGCAATTAGACTTATGGCAAACCGCAAAACCCTTCCTGGAAAACTGGGTAAAGGAACAAATGGGCGTTAAAGCGGTTTTTGCCAAAGTGAAAGAAAATTTACCTTTTTGGAATGAAAAACTACCTGAAATGCCTGATTTGGTTTATCAGTATTTAAAAGAGGGTAAACACGCGCAACTACAACAGGTTGAATTGTTAAAGCACATTAAACAACAACAACGAAAAAGCAATCATATTTTAGTTTATGCAGTTATTGCCAGTAGTCTAATTATCAGCTGCGCCATTGTGTTTGGCTGA